The Bacillus sp. Y1 genome has a window encoding:
- a CDS encoding ABC transporter ATP-binding protein: MTYRLEMKAMTKKYGDFLANDGISIQLKKGEVLAIVGENGAGKTTLMRMLYGLEQPTSGEIKLNGKQAQFYGPQDAIEQGIGMVHQHFMLFSDFTVTENIVIGHEPIKNGFFNRKMAAEQVQKLSDQYKIQVNPSKKAGDCSVGEQQRIEILKVLYQGAEIIILDEPTAVLTPFEVDELLKTIRFLADQGKSIILITHKLPEVMKVADHVTVLRNGRVTGNVKKMDTSIDLLATMMVGRELQQLSERNQLNGEPLLELEEISIKGKGSKPILDQLSLTVHRGEIVGIAGVSGNGQSELIQAISGLTSVDQGDIRLGDTHLVGKSVAFRRNEGLAHIPEDRFLWGAAKDATIEETGVMGYYNKKAFNKYSFILKSSFREVVKGWIDRFEIKVKSVDDKSGNLSGGNLQKLIVARELGFETNFLIAAEPTRGVDIGAMEYIHEAILEKRNRGDGILLVSSELSEILLLSDRIAVMFEGKIVDVLERKDATEERLSVLMAGGKEDESSEKNTTTA; this comes from the coding sequence ATGACTTATCGCTTAGAGATGAAGGCAATGACCAAGAAATATGGCGATTTCCTTGCGAATGACGGCATCTCCATTCAATTAAAAAAAGGAGAAGTTCTTGCGATTGTTGGTGAAAATGGTGCTGGTAAAACAACGCTCATGAGGATGCTTTATGGGTTAGAACAGCCAACGAGTGGAGAAATTAAGCTAAATGGCAAACAAGCCCAATTTTATGGACCTCAAGATGCGATCGAACAAGGAATAGGAATGGTTCATCAGCATTTTATGTTATTTAGTGATTTTACTGTTACCGAAAATATTGTGATTGGGCATGAACCCATCAAGAATGGATTCTTTAATAGAAAAATGGCAGCGGAACAGGTTCAAAAGTTGAGTGATCAATATAAGATTCAAGTGAATCCTAGTAAAAAAGCTGGAGATTGTTCAGTAGGAGAACAGCAACGGATTGAAATTTTAAAAGTGCTATATCAGGGTGCGGAAATTATTATTCTTGATGAGCCGACAGCTGTGTTAACCCCTTTTGAAGTGGATGAGCTATTAAAAACGATTCGCTTTCTAGCGGATCAAGGAAAAAGTATCATTCTTATCACTCATAAGTTACCAGAAGTCATGAAAGTAGCCGATCATGTGACAGTGTTACGAAATGGACGTGTAACAGGGAATGTAAAAAAGATGGACACTTCGATTGATCTACTGGCTACGATGATGGTAGGACGAGAGCTCCAACAGCTTTCAGAGCGTAATCAACTAAATGGAGAGCCCTTGCTAGAACTAGAAGAGATTTCGATAAAAGGGAAAGGTTCAAAACCTATATTGGATCAGCTTTCTTTAACGGTTCATCGCGGGGAAATAGTAGGAATTGCGGGAGTATCAGGCAACGGCCAATCTGAGTTGATTCAAGCGATTTCGGGATTAACATCGGTTGATCAGGGGGACATACGTTTAGGTGATACCCATCTAGTTGGTAAATCTGTAGCATTTAGAAGAAATGAGGGGCTCGCTCATATACCAGAGGATCGCTTTTTATGGGGAGCTGCGAAGGATGCTACGATTGAAGAAACCGGTGTAATGGGATATTACAATAAAAAAGCCTTTAACAAGTATTCCTTTATTTTGAAAAGCTCGTTTCGAGAGGTTGTAAAAGGTTGGATTGACCGCTTCGAGATAAAGGTTAAATCGGTTGATGACAAGTCAGGGAACCTTTCTGGCGGAAACCTTCAAAAACTAATTGTTGCACGTGAACTTGGATTTGAAACCAATTTTCTCATTGCAGCTGAACCAACTCGTGGTGTCGATATTGGTGCCATGGAATATATCCATGAGGCAATCCTTGAAAAGCGTAACCGTGGGGATGGAATTTTACTTGTCTCTTCGGAGCTATCGGAAATTCTATTACTATCAGACAGAATTGCGGTCATGTTTGAAGGGAAAATCGTTGATGTTCTTGAAAGAAAAGATGCAACAGAAGAACGTCTGAGTGTACTTATGGCAGGAGGAAAAGAAGATGAATCTTCAGAGAAAAATACAACAACTGCTTAA
- a CDS encoding BMP family protein has translation MKKLFSVLILGLILLVAGCGGAEESENNSSSTNEEKKKIALVLPEKMGVNPFFQQMDEGAKQAAEEFGVELKTIESTDHSAIEENLRVAVAEGYDLIITSSFESEDALKKVAAENPDRQFAIIDTVVDLPNVQSVNFREHEAAYLLGAAAGLSTKTDKVGMVVAMDIPLMKKWTVAFEQGLKETNPDAEFLVNYVGSFSDPAKAKELALLQASKGADFVAGASAVGDLGVFEAAKEQGFFTSGQDIDRTEVDPEHVVLSQLKGTDAAAYETVKAYANGSFEPGVVEYGLKEKGVGLTYVTHESNTPLHSFVGQEAIDQVKALYDEIIAGSKVIENPLSE, from the coding sequence ATGAAAAAGTTATTTTCCGTATTGATCTTAGGATTGATTCTACTAGTTGCAGGTTGTGGTGGAGCTGAAGAATCAGAGAATAATAGTAGTTCAACAAATGAAGAAAAGAAAAAGATTGCCTTAGTACTACCTGAAAAAATGGGTGTGAATCCTTTCTTCCAGCAAATGGATGAAGGGGCGAAACAAGCGGCTGAGGAATTTGGAGTGGAATTAAAGACGATTGAATCAACTGATCATTCGGCTATTGAAGAAAATCTTCGTGTAGCGGTTGCTGAAGGTTATGACCTAATTATTACGTCTTCTTTTGAATCAGAAGATGCCCTTAAAAAGGTAGCAGCAGAAAATCCAGATCGTCAATTTGCGATTATTGATACAGTAGTAGATTTACCTAATGTTCAAAGTGTTAACTTCCGTGAACACGAAGCGGCTTATCTTTTAGGAGCTGCTGCAGGACTTTCAACGAAGACGGACAAAGTTGGTATGGTAGTTGCAATGGATATTCCATTAATGAAAAAGTGGACGGTAGCATTTGAACAAGGTCTTAAGGAAACGAATCCAGACGCTGAGTTCCTAGTAAACTATGTGGGAAGCTTCTCAGATCCTGCTAAAGCGAAGGAATTAGCGTTGCTTCAAGCTTCTAAGGGTGCGGACTTTGTTGCTGGTGCTTCAGCAGTTGGTGATTTAGGAGTATTTGAAGCAGCAAAGGAGCAAGGTTTCTTCACATCAGGTCAAGATATTGATCGTACAGAAGTAGATCCTGAGCATGTCGTTCTTTCCCAGCTTAAAGGTACGGATGCAGCAGCTTATGAAACGGTAAAAGCTTATGCAAATGGTAGCTTTGAACCTGGAGTGGTTGAGTATGGTCTAAAGGAAAAAGGTGTTGGCTTAACGTATGTGACACATGAAAGCAACACACCACTACATTCTTTTGTTGGTCAGGAAGCTATTGATCAAGTAAAAGCACTTTATGATGAGATCATTGCAGGTAGTAAAGTGATTGAAAATCCATTAAGTGAGTAA
- a CDS encoding ABC transporter permease, producing MNLQRKIQQLLKPLFQPMIAVLIGLLTGALAIALIGESIFDTYKVMWDGAFGNFYFLTATLARATPIILIGLGLALAFRAGVFNMGAEGQMVLGAVCAALAALYVPGSGIVKFLSAFLAGFIAGGLWSLLAGWMEVKYKVQLLISTLLLNYVAVLFAGYLVAEPFQDKSGSAALAQTPMIDQAVWLPKLFSGMSVHMGFVIAVIGAVILYVVLQFTSSGYEVRMLGKNPFFAEYGGINKQKVLLFSMFFSGGIAGLAGTVEVLGSQYRYVEGALTVPGYAWTGLMAALLANSNPLGTAVAAILLAALQTGAMGMERNTEVPLEIASVIQGVLILFVTAKFTLSWWKVKKKAGDVNGAV from the coding sequence ATGAATCTTCAGAGAAAAATACAACAACTGCTTAAGCCTTTATTCCAACCAATGATAGCGGTCCTGATTGGACTGTTAACCGGAGCACTTGCCATAGCTCTTATTGGAGAGTCTATTTTCGATACGTACAAAGTCATGTGGGATGGAGCGTTTGGAAACTTCTACTTCCTAACAGCTACTCTTGCCCGGGCTACTCCTATCATATTGATAGGGTTGGGATTAGCTCTCGCCTTTCGAGCAGGTGTGTTTAATATGGGGGCAGAAGGTCAGATGGTATTAGGGGCCGTGTGCGCGGCGCTTGCAGCCCTTTATGTACCAGGTTCTGGGATCGTTAAATTTCTTTCGGCGTTTCTGGCAGGCTTTATAGCTGGGGGATTATGGTCATTGTTAGCCGGTTGGATGGAAGTGAAATACAAAGTACAGCTATTGATTTCTACCCTTCTTTTAAACTATGTCGCTGTCTTGTTCGCAGGTTACTTGGTGGCGGAACCCTTCCAGGATAAGTCAGGCTCTGCTGCCCTAGCTCAGACGCCTATGATTGATCAAGCAGTTTGGCTTCCTAAACTGTTTTCTGGAATGAGCGTGCATATGGGGTTTGTAATAGCCGTTATTGGTGCGGTCATCTTATATGTGGTTCTCCAATTTACTTCTTCTGGATATGAAGTGAGAATGCTCGGGAAGAACCCTTTCTTTGCTGAATACGGCGGTATTAATAAACAGAAGGTTCTCCTCTTTAGCATGTTTTTTAGCGGTGGGATTGCTGGGTTAGCTGGAACAGTTGAGGTTCTCGGATCTCAGTATCGATATGTAGAGGGAGCCCTAACCGTACCGGGCTATGCATGGACAGGTTTAATGGCAGCACTGTTAGCAAACTCCAATCCATTAGGTACAGCAGTAGCTGCGATTTTACTGGCAGCCTTACAAACGGGTGCGATGGGGATGGAACGAAACACAGAAGTACCTTTGGAAATTGCTAGTGTCATTCAAGGTGTTCTTATTTTATTCGTTACTGCAAAATTCACCTTAAGCTGGTGGAAAGTTAAAAAGAAAGCGGGTGACGTGAATGGAGCTGTTTGA